The stretch of DNA TTTGGTGAAGATTATCAAAGGGTTATTGATTTAACCCACCGAGTGTATGATGCACTTCAAGGAGCACGATCTGCGAGGGTTGTCACCCCTGCGGGTTCAGATTTTCGTGCAGAATTTAATCCTCATTATTTATGGATTCCAAGCGATGCCATTATTAAACCAGGCACCTTTGGAAACATACCTTCAGGAGAAGTCTTTACTTGTGTTGAAACGTGTGAAGGAAAAGTTGTCATTGATGGTGAAGTTGGCGATTATCTTCTTGCAAGATATGGAATATTACACGACAATCCAGTTACTTTGGATGTTAAGAACGGCAGAGTCGTTAAGGTAGAATGTTCAAACAAAAGTCTTGAAGGGGATGTGCGAAAATATATGGATGTTGATGAAAACGGAAATCGTATAGGTGAATGGTCTATAGGAACAAATACGAATGTGAAACATTTTATTGGAAATTTATTAATAGATGAGAAATTCCCAGGTGTACATATTGCTCTCGGATCAGGATATCCAAAAAAGACAGGAGCAACATGGGACGGAAAGGGACATTTGGATTGTATTATGCTGAATCCAACAGTCACCGTTACCTACGATCGTGGTGAGAGAGTAATTCTTGATCGGGGTAACTATCGTGTGTGAATCGGACTAAAATTCCGAATAACGTATCCGATTCTGTGTTAAGTGACCCGACGACTAAAGGGAGGAAAATGCAGCGGGGTGCGAAACAAAGTTGAGCAAGTTGATTTTTTACCCGTTATCCATGTTTAAGTTTTAGATAAAGAATGGAAACAGCGAGCACTAATCCAACTCCATTCATAACTGCCACAGGTCCGTTTTGAATAATAATTGCATAAGTTACCCAAAGGAATAAACCTAGAACATAAATGACATATCTCGACAAAGAGATATCTTTTGTTGATTTGGTTTTCCAACTTTTTATGACCTGTGGCAGTAGCGAGATAACAACAAGTATTCCTGCTACATAACCAAGTATGTCTATATATGCCATATTATTAGGATTAATGCGAGCATTTTAATAAAGATTTCTAAAGTGTTTCAGCTTAAAGGCAAAAAATCAATTTCACTTAACATAATCTAAGTGATGTCTCACTTCATCGAATGTTATCGATTGAGTAAAGATTTTTCAAGAGAAGAAAGATTACCCGTTTTCAGATCTACACAAAGGAAGTTTTATAAAAGACAGAATTTTGTTCTCAACTGAAGATAGATTATCTATGAGGTTTTGACCGTCGCACCGCCTACAATGGCGCTGGAATCTTAAAAAGTGCTCTATAAAATATGTGAAACAGCAATATGAAAAAAGCTACCATCATTATCACCAGTATTATCGCCATTCTTTTGTTGATTTTTATTAAGGATATATACATCTCCAACTATGTTGATTTCCCCAGATACAATAAAGGCAATGCTGCCATTGATTCTGCTAGTGAACCGGAGATTAACGCATTGAGAGATTATCCTGTTTCATGGGAGTATGATTTTGAAAATGGCTGGAATGCTGAATACACGCGTTGTTCATGGGCTCAACGAAGTGAAGGTGCAAAGAAATGGAGATTTGCTCAGATGCAAACAGAGAGAGCAGGAGAAGTCATTACTGATCCCATGAATAGAGAAAACCATGTTATGAAATTTGTATGGCAAAAAGATGAAGGAAAAGAATGCGATAGTAATACCCAAAAAAAAGCATCGCTTTTTGGTGAGTTCAGGAATAAGACAAAAAATCAGGAGTTTTGGAGCTTTAGCGTATACTTCCCTTCAGAAGGTATGGAAAAAGACAGTGAACCAGAAATTATCATCCAGTGGCATGATGTTCCCGATGAGGGCTGTGGTTATCCGAGTTGTGAATACCCAAGAAACCCGCCACTTACCCTCGAGAATAAAAACGATGAATTGTTGATAACCTGGATTTATGATGCAAGGAAATATACCCCGCCTGGATTTAAAAATTGGGATAGAAAAAGTGTTAGTCTAGGTACTACCCCAAAAAATACATGGATAACTTTTGAGTTCCACATTAGGTGGGATCCCTTTGGAAATGGCTTATTAGAAGTCTGGCAGGATGGCGTAAAGGTCGTTGAACAAAGAAACATTCCGCTCGGATTTAATGATGATCTGGTGCCATACATTGGGATAGGCATCTACCAATATACGTCTGATTCAGATTATCAAGAACGAATAATCTATTTCGATGATATCAAGCAAGCAATCATTGATTGAGACTCATTCCTGTTTTCCTTTATCTTCGTTGTCTTGATCTTCTAACTGTTTCATGCTGTCGATAAATTCCTTAACACCTAAATAAACCCCGGCACCAAACATCTCTTGAGCTAGGTCCTTTTTTGACATTTCTTTTAATTCCTCTTTTCGGTCAGACCACAATGCAGAAAATGTTTCTTCAACGATGTTATCTGCAAATTCAGAAGCAGCAAACTCTGACATCTTATCCCTTGGAATATCCACATGAACGTCTTTTATCTCTTCATCAGATAGCTCTTTGGTTATAAAACATTCATAACACATATGCTTGTTTGCTTTTTCAAGCATACTCTCTGGGCATTCTATTTCATTGCCACAGAAACTGCAGTTCACCTTAATTGATTTTTCTTTGCTGAAATCTTTGATATCCATTTTTCTACCTCAACGTTTTAGGCACTCTATGTTTTTTCCAGTTTATATTTTCTTTAAGTTCTGTAACACCTGATCATGCACCAGCCCATTGGACATAAGAATATCTGATGTTTCTGGCTTCCAAGGTTTACCTGCAAAATCAGTTATCTTTCCTCCTGCCTCCTCCACCAGAATAATCGCGGCAGCAACATCATAGAAAGGAATAGCAAACGTCACATAAAACTCTGCTCTTCCCGATGCGACAAATGCACCTTCAAGAGCTGCTGAACCTAATTTACGCATATCTTTGAGCTGTGGATGGATTTGAGCATGCATCTGCGCTAATCGTGCATTGCTTGTTGCACCTCCTTCACACGCAACTGCATAACTCTGTCGAAGATCAGCAATGCGAGATACCGAGAGTGGATACGTATTGCATTGTGCACCTTTTCCCTTTTCTGCAACATACAATTCATCTAAGAATGGTGCATACACCACTCCAAGCACGAGATCTTTCTTATGCAAGACCGCAAGAGAAACAGCAAAAAAAGGATTACCCACCGAAAAATTACTTGTTCCATCTAATGAGTCTACAATCCAGGTAAATTCACTTTTCTTATCGATAAACCCAGACTCCTCAGTTAAGAGATTATAGGTTGGATATTTTTGCACAATTGCCTTTGTAATAAGCGCATCGCTTTCCTTGTCATACGTTGTCGAGATCTCTTTTGCCAATCCACGTTTCCCTAACAACGTTGGATCTTTCCGAAAGTTCTGCAAAAGATATCTCCCTGCTTGTTGTGCAAGATCACAGGCAAAGCTTCTCATAACGTCGCTCATAATGCTAGAGAATAAACGAAATTATATAAAGATGCTTATCTTTATTGGGGTATGCACCTTACGTAAGTTCTCCGTCACTAAGGCTTAGATCTGACGAGTTCAACAACCGTCTCTATGTGCGGCGTTTGCGGAAAGAAATCAAAAAGAGCTACGCTTTTCAGGTTATATGATTTTGCCTTAAATTTTAGCAGATCTTTTCCAAGCTGCTCTGGATTACAAGAGACATAGAGCAAAACATTTGGTTCAAGCTGCATAAGAGCAGTAAGGGTTTGCGGATCCATACCAGAACGAGGTGGATCAGTAACAACAAAGAGCGGCTTTTCAAGCTTTATATTCTTCAATTGCCGTGCATCACGACAAAATAAACGTATATTAGTAAGACCATGACGCTGCGCATTGAGTTTTGCTGCTTCAACAGCAGCAGGAGCTTCTTCAACAA from Candidatus Woesearchaeota archaeon encodes:
- a CDS encoding aminopeptidase — protein: MRQFIEQALLHCLGLQSEDTVTVITDRETEKIGASLRETTSSLGGRPHYFVMEDFGARPRDGSSPLAFPSPIADAMRQSDISVYAATGKEGELASFRIPMIRIVQDSERIKHGHMPDVTEEVLRVGFGEDYQRVIDLTHRVYDALQGARSARVVTPAGSDFRAEFNPHYLWIPSDAIIKPGTFGNIPSGEVFTCVETCEGKVVIDGEVGDYLLARYGILHDNPVTLDVKNGRVVKVECSNKSLEGDVRKYMDVDENGNRIGEWSIGTNTNVKHFIGNLLIDEKFPGVHIALGSGYPKKTGATWDGKGHLDCIMLNPTVTVTYDRGERVILDRGNYRV
- a CDS encoding SemiSWEET transporter; translated protein: MAYIDILGYVAGILVVISLLPQVIKSWKTKSTKDISLSRYVIYVLGLFLWVTYAIIIQNGPVAVMNGVGLVLAVSILYLKLKHG
- a CDS encoding heparin lyase I family protein yields the protein MKKATIIITSIIAILLLIFIKDIYISNYVDFPRYNKGNAAIDSASEPEINALRDYPVSWEYDFENGWNAEYTRCSWAQRSEGAKKWRFAQMQTERAGEVITDPMNRENHVMKFVWQKDEGKECDSNTQKKASLFGEFRNKTKNQEFWSFSVYFPSEGMEKDSEPEIIIQWHDVPDEGCGYPSCEYPRNPPLTLENKNDELLITWIYDARKYTPPGFKNWDRKSVSLGTTPKNTWITFEFHIRWDPFGNGLLEVWQDGVKVVEQRNIPLGFNDDLVPYIGIGIYQYTSDSDYQERIIYFDDIKQAIID
- a CDS encoding inositol monophosphatase: MSDVMRSFACDLAQQAGRYLLQNFRKDPTLLGKRGLAKEISTTYDKESDALITKAIVQKYPTYNLLTEESGFIDKKSEFTWIVDSLDGTSNFSVGNPFFAVSLAVLHKKDLVLGVVYAPFLDELYVAEKGKGAQCNTYPLSVSRIADLRQSYAVACEGGATSNARLAQMHAQIHPQLKDMRKLGSAALEGAFVASGRAEFYVTFAIPFYDVAAAIILVEEAGGKITDFAGKPWKPETSDILMSNGLVHDQVLQNLKKI